The Juglans regia cultivar Chandler chromosome 2, Walnut 2.0, whole genome shotgun sequence genome includes a window with the following:
- the LOC108991234 gene encoding uncharacterized protein LOC108991234: MTQCICLQEEESVMHVLWYCPTANDVWAGFLKIVQKWKIQEETDLLSLWESLTKKLHKTEMEAIAAIMRSLWIRRNVFIFEQKFTSPSSVIRSAKDFLNEFQQVQTQSMGQGGNSSAMGGEKKWLPPEQSWVKANWDVALDVKARKMGAGVIIRNEKGEVMATCHAQKQNVVEPALAECYALRTAMDFCRDLNFDKVIFEGDAQIVINAVNNQDEDLSFYGSIIEELKMVIKGWQGWTVKYSHRDTNAVAHKLARAALHSEEENIWIEEAPMFVLNSLQIDNLCIDQTFYIDE, from the coding sequence ATGACTCAATGTATATGCCTCCAAGAGGAAGAATCTGTAATGCATGTTCTCTGGTATTGCCCTACTGCCAATGATGTGTGGGCGGGGTTCCTAAAAATAGTGCAGAAATGGAAGATACAAGAAGAAACAGATTTACTGAGCTTATGGGAGAGTTTGACTAAAAAGCTCCATAAAACTGAAATGGAAGCAATAGCTGCCATAATGAGGAGTCTGTGGATCAgaagaaatgttttcatttttgaacAGAAGTTCACCAGTCCTAGCAGTGTTATTAGATCAGCAAAAGATTTCTTGAATGAGTTTCAACAGGTCCAAACTCAGTCAATGGGACAAGGGGGAAACAGCAGTGCAATGGGAGGTGAGAAAAAATGGCTTCCACCAGAACAGAGTTGGGTTAAGGCAAACTGGGATGTAGCTTTGGATGTTAAAGCAAGAAAGATGGGTGCCGGGGTTATAATAAGAAATGAGAAGGGAGAGGTCATGGCAACATGTCATGCTCAGAAGCAAAATGTGGTAGAACCAGCTCTAGCAGAGTGTTATGCTCTAAGAACAGCAATGGATTTTTGTAGAGATCTCAATTTTGACAAAGTAATTTTCGAGGGGGATGCACAGATTGTGATAAATGCTGTAAACAATCAAGATGAAGACTTGTCTTTCTATGGCAGTATTATTGAAGAGTTGAAGATGGTGATCAAAGGCTGGCAAGGTTGGACAGTTAAATACTCACATAGAGACACAAATGCAGTAGCTCATAAACTAGCAAGAGCTGCGTTGCATTCTGAAGAGGAAAATATTTGGATAGAAGAAGCTCCAATGTTTGTCTTAAATAGTTTACAGATTGATAATCTTTGTATTGatcaaacattttatattgATGAATGA
- the LOC109000464 gene encoding ribonuclease TUDOR 1-like produces the protein MASSTSGNTGWYRGKVKAVPSGDSVVIMAMTANRPGLPPEKTLTLSSLIAPRLARRGGVDEPFAWDSREFLRKLIIGKEVAFRVDYTVPSIGREFGSVFLGDKNVALLVVSEGWAKVREQGQQKGEASPFLTELRNLEDQAKQQCLGRWSKVPGAAEASIRNLPPSAIGDPSNLDAMGLLSTNKGRPMQGIVEQVRDGSTVRVYLLPEFQFVQVFVAGIQAPSMGRRAVSESAGEADVNTEERNGDVLAESRAPLTSAQRLAVSAASSAEVAPDPFGVEAKYFTELRVLNRDVRIVLEGVDKFSNLIGSVYYPDGDLAKDLALELVENGLAKFVEWSANMMEEEAKRRLKAAELQAKKSRLKFWTNYVPPATNSKAIHDQNFTGKVVEVVSGDCIIVADDSVPYGSPVAERRVNLSSIRCPKMGNPRRDEKPAPYAREARDFLRTRLIGRQVNVQMEYSRKVSMADGSAAATGTADSRVMDFGSVFLLSPIKVEGDDTPSPAPPTSVSQPGVNIAELVVARGFGTVIRHRDFEERSNYYDALLAAESRSIVGKKGIHSAKDPPVMHVTDLLMASVKKARDFLPFLQRSRRIPAVVEYVLSGHRFKLLIPKETCSIAFSFSGVRCPGRDEPYSEEAIALMRRKIMQRDVEIEVETVDRTGTFLGSMWELKTNLAVPLLEAGLAKLQTSFGSDRIPDIHLLDQAEKSAKRQKLKIWENYVEGEEVSNGAAVEIKQKEVLKVVVTEVLGGGKFYVQTVGDQKVASIQQQLSSLNLQEAPVIGAFNPKKGDMVLAQFSGDNSWNRAMIVSAPRGAVESPKDKFEVFYVDYGNQEFVAYSQLRPLDTSVSSAPGLAQLCSLAYMKVPSVEEDFGQEAAEYLSEHTLNSSKEFRAMVEERDTSGGKVKGQGTGTTLIVTLVAVDAEISINAAMLQEGLARLEKRKKWENNERLLALDNLEKFQEEARSARRGMWQYGDIQSDDEDAVPAVRKAGGRR, from the exons ATGGCATCATCAACATCCGGAAACACAGGTTGGTACAGAGGAAAAGTGAAAGCTGTTCCTTCGGGAGACAGCGTGGTTATTATGGCCATGACCGCGAACAGGCCTGGACTCCCACCTGAGAAGACCCTTACTTTGTCATCTCTTATTGCTCCAAGACTG GCCCGTAGAGGTGGTGTTGATGAGCCATTTGCCTGGGACAGCAGAGAGTTTTTGCGGAAGCTCATTATAGGAAAG GAGGTTGCATTCAGAGTAGATTACACTGTACCATCCATAGGGCGAGAATTTGGCTCTGTTTTCCTTGGTGACAAAAATGTTGCTTTGCTGGTGGTTTCTGAAGGCTGGGCAAAG GTCAGGGAGCAGGGTCAGCAGAAAGGAGAAGCAAGCCCTTTCCTGACAGAGCTGCGAAATCTGGAAGATCAAGCTAAGCAACAATGTCTTGGCCGATGGAGCAAG GTTCCCGGTGCTGCTGAGGCATCCATCAGGAATCTACCACCATCTGCCATTGGTGATCCTAGCAACTTGGATGCTATGGGATTGTTATCTACAAACAAGGGCAGGCCCATGCAAGGTATTGTTGAGCAGGTTCGTGATGGTAGTACAGTTCGGGTCTATCTGCTTCCAGAGTTTCAGTTTGTCCAAGTGTTTGTTGCAGGGATTCAG GCTCCATCCATGGGAAGAAGAGCCGTAAGTGAAAGTGCTGGTGAAGCAGATGTCAACACTGAAGAACGCAATGGAGATGTCTTGGCTGAATCTCGAGCCCCTCTAACATCTGCACAGAGGCTTGCAGTCTCAGCAGCATCATCTGCTGAAGTTGCTCCTGATCCATTTGGTGTTGAAGCCAAATATTTTACTGAGCTTCGTGTTTTGAATAGAGAT GTTCGCATTGTCTTGGAAGGTGTTGACAAATTCAGCAATTTGATTGGATCAGTGTACTACCCTGATGGTGACTTAGCAAAAGATTTGGCACTAGAGCTTGTTGAAAAC ggtttAGCTAAGTTTGTTGAATGGAGTGCAAATATGATGGAGGAGGAGGCCAAGCGAAGGCTGAAGGCCGCAGAGCTTCAAGCCAAGAAAAGCAGGTTGAAGTTCTGGACAAACTATGTACCTCCAGCTACAAATTCAAAGGCAATCCATGACCAGAATTTTACAGGAAAG GTCGTGGAGGTTGTAAGTGGGGACTGCATTATCGTGGCTGATGATTCTGTCCCTTATGGCAGTCCGGTAGCAGAGCGGCGAGTCAATCTGTCAAGCATTAGGTGTCCAAAAATGGGTAATCCTCGCAGAGATGAAAAGCCAGCTCCCTATGCACGTGAAGCAAGGGACTTTTTAAGGACACGGCTTATTGGCCGACAA GTGAATGTTCAAATGGAATATTCTAGGAAAGTGAGCATGGCAGATGGATCTGCTGCTGCAACTGGGACTGCAGATTCCAGAGTAATGGATTTTGGATCGGTTTTCCTATTATCTCCTATTAAGGTTGAGGGGGATGATACCCCATCACCTGCTCCACCCACTTCTGTTAGCCAGCCTGGTGTGAATATTGCTGAGCTTGTGGTTGCACGTGGCTTTGGCACTGTTATTAGACATCGGGATTTTGAGGAGAGATCAAACTATTATGATGCCCTTCTTGCAGCTGAATCTCGTTCCATTGTTGGGAAGAAAGGTATCCATTCAGCCAAGGATCCTCCAGTCATGCATGTAACAGACCTGCTTATG GCATCAGTCAAGAAAGCTAGAGATTTTTTGCCATTTCTGCAAAGGAGTAGGAGAATTCCTGCTGTTGTAGAATATGTCCTCAGTGGTCATCGATTTAAGTTGTTGATTCCCAAGGAAACATGTAGCATTGCCTTCTCATTCTCCGGTGTCAGATGTCCTGGCCGTGATGAGCCCTATTCAGAGGAAGCTATTGCATTAATGAGAAGAAAGATAATGCAAAGGGATGTTGAG ATTGAAGTCGAAACTGTTGATAGAACTGGAACTTTCTTGGGATCCATGTGGGAATTAAAGACAAATCTAGCAGTTCCGCTCCTTGAAGCTGGCTTGGCAAAACTTCAAACATCCTTTGGCAGTGACAGGATCCCTGACATTCACCTTCTTGACCAAGCTGAGAAATCTGCGAAAAGACAAAAGCTTAAA ATTTGGGAGAATTACGTTGAAGGGGAAGAAGTGTCTAATGGTGCAGCTGTTGAAATCAAACAGAAAGAAGTGCTAAAG GTGGTGGTTACAGAAGTCTTGGGTGGTGGTAAATTTTATGTCCAGACAGTTGGTGATCAGAAAGTTGCCTCAATTCAACAACAACTCTCTTCTTTAAATCTTCAAGAAGCTCCAGTGATTGGTGCTTTTAATCCTAAAAAGGGTGACATGGTCCTTGCTCAGTTTAGTGGTGACAATTCCTGGAACAGAGCAATG ATTGTCAGTGCACCTCGAGGTGCCGTGGAATCCCCTAAAGACAAGTTTGAAGTTTTCTATGTTGATTATGGGAATCAAGAGTTTGTTGCGTACAGTCAGTTACGGCCTCTTGATACTTCTGTATCTTCTGCTCCTGGTCTTGCTCAACTATGTAGCCTAGCATACATGAAGGTTCCGAGCGTGGAGGAGGATTTTGGTCAAGAAGCAGCTGAGTATCTGAGTGAGCATACATTGAACAGTTCAAAAGAGTTCAGGGCCATGGTTGAGGAAAGGGACACTTCAGGAGGAAAAGTCAAAGGACAGGGAACTGGAACAACTCTTATTGTAACTCTTGTGGCTGTGGATGCGGAGATCAGTATAAACGCTGCCATGCTTCAG GAAGGACTTGCTAGActagaaaagagaaagaaatgggagaaCAACGAAAGACTACTGGCCCTTGATAATTTGGAGAAGTTCCAGGAAGAAGCACGGTCTGCTAGGCGGGGTATGTGGCAATATGGAGATATACAATCAGATGATGAGGATGCAGTGCCTGCTGTTAGAAAGGCTGGTGGCCGGCGATGA
- the LOC108991162 gene encoding uncharacterized protein LOC108991162, whose translation MRMLRELSQLELEIGVAIMYSIWTRRNIGEFDSKFSSPNSVMKRARVCLYDFHDARNEGKSARRKLEQTEQSRKWQTPEGLCVKVNFDAALDLKVQKMGVGVVMKDGRGDVLTSLSAPTMYVTSPFVVECKALRRALKLCKELGCYNVCFEGDAKRVVDTMNKEVEDDSWEVQFVG comes from the coding sequence ATGAGGATGCTTAGAGAACTATCTCAACTTGAGCTAGAAATAGGAGTGGCAATAATGTATTCCATATGGACCAGAAGAAATATCGGGGAGTTTGATAGTAAATTCTCTAGCCCCAATAGTGTTATGAAGAGGGCACGGGTATGTCTATATGATTTTCATGATGCTCGTAATGAAGGAAAATCTGCTAGGCGGAAGTTAGAACAAACTGAGCAAAGCAGGAAATGGCAGACACCTGAGGGGCTTTGTGTGAAAGTGAATTTCGATGCTGCATTGGATTTGAAGGTTCAAAAAATGGGGGTGGGAGTGGTGATGAAGGATGGCAGGGGGGATGTGCTCACTTCCTTAAGTGCTCCAACAATGTATGTTACTTCTCCTTTTGTAGTAGAGTGCAAAGCTCTTCGAAGGGCTCTAAAACTGTGTAAGGAATTGGGTTGCTATAATGTTTGctttgaaggggatgcaaagAGGGTGGTAGATACAATGAACAAGGAGGTTGAGGATGATTCTTGGGAGGTGCAGTTTGTGGGGTGA